A DNA window from Coffea arabica cultivar ET-39 chromosome 6c, Coffea Arabica ET-39 HiFi, whole genome shotgun sequence contains the following coding sequences:
- the LOC113691489 gene encoding CAAX prenyl protease 2 produces MMGTAISVERQEEEQEQVVVGGGGLSATVAVMGCAAMAVFYVAILYAPTLILRLPPPASYKSFMIRRFICAAISSLVSIFASALILPLRWHVPDVSSAFGIRFDHLWQALILPLSLTSLMYAGSFVQKCLHLLDSWEQHRNYGRNVTIEWISKVQDKCIDLMLTMPSNISVWRNYIVAPITEELVFRACMVPLLLCGGFSTYTVVFLGPIFFSLAHLNHILEYYFQKNRSLVKASMAAGFQLGYTVIFGSYASFLFVRTGHLIAPLVAHIFCNYMGLPTTFSRRAGVASLAFIAGSLVFFWLLFPLTSPHLYNDRMHSCKCWHGYCTWS; encoded by the exons ATGATGGGGACTGCGATTTCAGTGGAACGAcaagaagaagaacaagagCAAGTAGTAGTTGGCGGAGGAGGTCTCTCAGCTACAGTGGCAGTCATGGGATGTGCCGCCATGGCTGTGTTTTATGTTGCAATCCTTTATGCTCCCACCTTAATTCTACGCTTGCCCCCGCCCGCTTCCTACAAATCCTTCATGATTAGACGCTTCATCTGCGCCGCCATCTCCTCCCTGGTCTCCATCTTCGCCTCCGCTCTCATCCTCCCT CTAAGATGGCATGTACCTGATGTTTCCAGTGCTTTTGGCATAAGATTTGATCATCTC TGGCAAGCTTTGATCCTTCCTCTCTCTCTGACTTCCCTAATGTATGCTGGGTCATTCGTCCAGAAATGTTTGCATCTCCTTGATTCATGGGAGCAACATCGAAACTATGGCAGAAATGTAACAATTGAGTGGATAAGTAAGGTGCAGGACAAGTGTATTGATTTGATGCTTACGATGCCTTCCAACATCTCAGTTTGGCGCAACTATATTGTG GCTCCAATTACAGAGGAGTTGGTATTTAGAGCTTGTATGGTACCCCTCCTTCTTTGTGGAGGTTTTAGCACTTACACAGTTGTATTTCTTGGCCCCATCTTTTTTAGTTTAG CTCATTTAAATCATATATTGGAATACTATTTCCAGAAAAACAGGAGCTTGGTCAAAGCATCCATGGCTGCAG GTTTCCAGCTTGGCTACACTGTTATTTTTGGGTCGTATGCGTCATTTTTGTTTGTTCGAACAG GGCATCTTATTGCTCCCCTAGTTGCTCACATCTTTTGCAATTATATGGGTTTGCCCACAACTTTTTCACGAAGGGCAG GAGTAGCGAGTTTGGCATTTATAGCTGGGAGTCTCGTCTTCTTCTGGCTTCTTTTTCCACTCACAAGCCCGCATTTGTACAATGATAGAATGCATAGCTGCAAGTGCTGGCATGGATATTGTACGTGGAGCTAA